One Tenebrio molitor chromosome 2, icTenMoli1.1, whole genome shotgun sequence genomic region harbors:
- the LOC138123132 gene encoding CDAN1-interacting nuclease 1, which translates to MDTNTYKNIVTVIRKHKGLSKDCMSILTEIFPNIKSDTLYSIVSLEYQKRMKMNHIKSQTNINKYWDLYQQAVKNRQSPGIILKIAEQFDICPCLIAKLILQKYFEDLNLIEQINNYLRDTSLIPDAELSYEVFLCTVYDNLYSPLSETMKHSLGQEYEIKLHNEVRKLNLAFRDEEQLRKYGYDKTPDVKLDVPVAIDGFVINWIESKALFGDEEVHREYTRNQYLSYWNRFGPGLVIYWFGFPKSILQTDDKRFIIKDHLPTDMVHINYTG; encoded by the exons ATGGATACAAACACTTATAAAAACATTGTAACAGTTATTCGGAAACATAAGGGTCTTTCAAAAGACTGCATGTCAATTCTAACAGAAATATTCCCAAA CATCAAGAGTGATACACTGTATAGCATCGTATCATTAGAATATCAAAAAAGGATGAAAATGAATCACATAAAAAGTCAAACAAATATCAACAAATACTGGGACTTGTATCAACAAGCTGTTAAAAATCGTCAAAGTCCTggaattatattaaaaattgcagAGCAGTTTGATATATGCCCATGTTTAATTGCTAAATTAATTCTGCAAAAGTACTTTGAAGATCTTAATTTGATagaacaaattaataattacttaaGAGACACTTCTTTAATACCAGATGCAGAATTATCATATGAAGTATTTCTT TGTACTGTTTATGACAACTTGTACAGTCCTTTGTCTGAAACAATGAAACA TTCACTTGGACAGGAATATGAAATTAAGTTACATAATGAAGTacgcaaattaaatttagcatTTCGTGATGAAGAACAACTTAGAAAATATGGCTATGATAAAACTCCTGATGTAAAGTTAGATGTGCCAGTAGCAATAGATGGATTTGTAATCAATTGGATTGAAAGTAAAGCATTGTTTGGGGATGAAGAAGTACATCGTGAATATACtagaaatcaatatttaagTTATTGGAATAG atttGGTCCTGGTCTTGTCATATACTGGTTTGGATTTCCCAAAAGTATTCTTCAAACTGATGATAAACGGTTTATTATAAAAGATCATTTACCTACAGATATGGTACAtattaattatacagggtga